In Nicotiana tabacum cultivar K326 chromosome 19, ASM71507v2, whole genome shotgun sequence, one DNA window encodes the following:
- the LOC107824054 gene encoding putative amidase At4g34880: MNVYSLFALLTLTALSLLGWSQIDTCHAFSIKEASISDLQLAFNQNHLTSRQLVKFYLGEISRLNPVLKAVIEINPDALLEAEKADNERNEAIRKSCSLSMLHGIPILLKDNIATKDKLNTTAGSFSLLGSVVPCDAGVVTKLRKAGAIVLGKASLSEWAHSRALTAPNGWSPRGGQGKNPYVLSADPCSSSSGSAISVAANMVSVSIGTETRGSIICPASSNAVIGIKPTVGLTSRAGVIPVTPRQDSIGPIARTIADSVHVLDVIVGFDHNDATATRAAEKLIPPGGYTRFLKVDGLKGKRLGIVREPFFNFTNNPALAQAFEKHLQTLRRQGAVLVDNVNIVNLETILDFNLSGEASAVLAEMKIALNAYLQELVDSPVRSLADIIIFNQKNSELEMLKEFGQDIFLAAEATNGIGETELKALRNLLRLTKDGFQKLMKKYKLDALVTAGSGIAAVVAIGGFPAISVPAAYDKEVPIGICFSGLKGSEPKLIEIAYGFEQATLIRKSPTFLP, from the exons ATGAACGTTTATTCCTTGTTTGCATTACTTACTCTAACGGCCTTATCACTTTTGGGATGGTCGCAAATTGATACCTGCCATGCATTCTCGATCAAAGAAGCTAGCATTAGTGATCTTCAGCTTGCTTTTAACCAAAACCATCTTACGTCGAGGCAGCTGGTCAAGTTCTACCTAGGAGAAATTTCACGTCTTAATCCAGTTCTTAAAGCTGTTATAGAG ATAAATCCCGATGCACTCTTGGAAGCTGAGAAGGCTGACAATGAGAGGAACGAGGCAATTAGGAAGTCATGTTCTTTATCCATGTTGCATGGTATTCCAATACTTCTTAAGGATAATATAGCAACAAAAGATAAGCTTAACACAACTGCTGGATCTTTTTCATTACTGGGATCAGTAGTGCCGTGTGACGCAGGTGTAGTGACAAAGTTGAGAAAAGCAGGGGCAATTGTACTAGGCAAAGCTAGCCTTAGTGAGTGGGCTCATTCTAGGGCGCTAACGGCACCCAATGGCTGGAGTCCCAGAGGTGGACAAGGAAAG AATCCTTACGTTCTCTCAGCAGACCCTTGTAGCTCGAGTAGCGGATCAGCAATATCAGTGGCAGCAAACATGGTATCTGTGTCAATAGGGACAGAGACCCGTGGTTCCATTATATGCCCCGCCAGCTCTAATGCAGTTATAGGCATCAAACCAACCGTTGGTCTCACTAGCCGAGCTGGGGTCATCCCAGTCACTCCCAGACAAGACTCCATTGG GCCAATTGCCAGAACTATAGCGGATTCTGTTCATGTTCTTGATGTAATTGTAGGCTTTGACCACAATGACGCGACTGCAACTCGTGCAGCAGAAAAATTAATCCCTCCTGGTGGTTATACTCGATTTCTGAAAGTAGATGGTCTTAAGGGTAAGAGATTGGGAATAGTGAGGGAACCCttcttcaatttcacaaataatccTGCTTTGGCTCAAGCTTTTGAGAAACATCTCCAAACACTCAG GCGACAAGGTGCAGTCTTGGTAGATAATGTGAACATAGTGAACCTTGAGACAATTTTAGACTTTAATCTGAGCGGTGAAGCATCGGCAGTATTGGCTGAAATGAAGATAGCCTTAAATGCTTATCTACAGGAGCTAGTTGATTCCCCTGTTCGATCTTTAGCAGATATAATAATCTTCAATCAGAAAAATTCTGAACTG GAAATGCTCAAGGAATTTGGTCAAGATATATTTTTGGCAGCTGAAGCAACAAATGGAATTGGGGAAACAGAATTGAAAGCTTTGAGGAATTTATTAAGATTAACAAAagatggattccaaaagttgatgAAAAAGTATAAGTTGGATGCATTGGTAACTGCTGGTTCTGGTATTGCTGCTGTTGTTGCAATTGGTGGATTTCCAGCAATTAGTGTGCCTGCTGCATATGACAAAGAGGTGCCTATTGGCATTTGTTTTAGTGGGTTGAAAGGGTCTGAGCCTAAATTAATTGAAATTGCCTATGGCTTTGAGCAAGCAACCCTGATTAGAAAATCTCCTACATTTTTACCTTGA